The DNA segment CGCCTGACCGAGACTCCGAGGTCGGAGCCATCACTTTTTTCACGGCGTAGCACATTACGAATGATCGTGCCAGACTGCTCGAGAATGAGTTGGCATTTAAATAGAATTCACTCTAGGTCACAACAAGCTTGCAAGCCGTCATCGATTGCAGATGCAAAGCCTTATTGAAATGCCCACCGAAGTTGCTTCTAAACATCCTTCAGCACCGTCGTTCTATTAATGAACGACGCAGGAATCAAGCAAGACAACACTATTTGTTTGCTTTCGCTATCCAAACAAAAAATAAATATGCTTAAACCGCCGACGAGTCCAACCAAGGCGAATTGCGGAACGAGTTGCAACATTCGATCGACTTCCCAAAGTTGGTTGCATACTAAGGCAGTGCAAATCGGAAAGACTGCAGCAAGGGCGGCCCACCCGACCACACTCAAAACAAACCTCCGATATGGGATCTCAAATAGCTGGCATGCACCAATCGGAATGATCAATCCTGAAGCAACAATTTGGGCCATAAGCACCGCCACTGCCATTCCAATCGGACCGTAAAAATAGATCAATATTGAACCGCTCAGAAGCGTGATGAACGCCTCGGCAATTGCCGCTTTGACGAGCAAATGTAGTTTGTCTGCCCCACGCAGGACAGTTCGCAAACCACGCCCCGGCAGTAGTAAAACATTCCCCAAGGTAAGAACGCAAAGTACCGGATAGGTTTGGGATTCGTATTCGGGGCCAATCCATACCGCGATGAAGGTCCCACCCAATACGATGAGAGTACCTGCCGCACAGAGCGACATTGCCAGTAGAATTCGTGTTCCGAGCAGTAGAATCTTCTTGATTGCTTCATGTCTCTCCTGAGCAGCTAATTTGCTTGTGAGAGGATAGACAACACTGTTGATCCCCCGTCCCAGCTGCAAAAACTTGGTGCTAAACGACTCGGGAATCGAGTAAAAGGGGACGGCAGAGGGTCCGACAATCAGCCCAACCAACAGCGCTCCTGACCATTCCGTCACACGTCGTGCAATTTGCACGCAGTAGGTAATTCCGCCAAAGCGACAAGACTTGCGGGCGGTTTCTCGATCAAAAAACTTAATTGACAGGCTAAAACCATTCAACAATTTTTGAACGATGAGGAAGTAGAGCACCTGCACGACGGTTGTAACAACGAGCGTGACAACCGCCATCCCAATTAGACCCCAACCATATTTCAATACGATCACCATGCTAACGGCAGTGGTGACCTGCACGCCTACACCGAGGGCATTGCGTATGTCGAATCGATGCAGAGCAGTGATTACCGATGAAAACGTCTGTCCTACGAACCCGACTGCAACGGAGCAACCCACCATAAACAGGACATACTGGATTCTCACCGCATCCTTCACGTCCTGCGTAAGCATCCCCGGCAAAAAGACACTCGCGATCAAGGAGATAAAAACACAGCAAACGGCTAAACCACAGTAGATGTAAAAGGTAGTGACAACGACTCGCTCAACTCGGAGACGATCTCCTTTTGCCTCGTACTCAGCGATGTAGCGGACGCCAGCATTCCCCAACCCTATATCAGCCAACGCATAGTAGCCCGTAAAGGCCATTACAATCGCCCAGATACCGTACCGCTCCTGTCCTAAAGTATGGAGCAGGAACGGCGTCAGGAAGAACGTAATCACAAGCGCACAAGCTCTACCGATCCAATTGAGCAAAACGCTCCCAATCACCTTTCGTTTCTCAGACACGTTTCCGTCCGCCATTGATTTACCCACAGAGCGACTTACGTAGACTAATGAGATCACGTTCCTGCAAAACGCACTCAGCAATTTAAATTTCAGATCAGATTCGGTTCTTGCGTCGATTGATCATTCATAATTTGGTCAATTCGCCTTTGCACTCTCTTGCTGCTAAGCACAAACCGGTGCTTTCGAAAAAAATAGAGAAGACCGAAAGCATGCAACCAAAGTGATTTGGAGAAGACACCTTTTCTACTTATTTCTTGGGCATGATGTATAACGGTCACTGCTCCATCGATCAAGACGGTCCTTCCGCTCAACCAGGTTCGAAGGCAATAATCCACGTCCTCAGGAGCATAGAAAATCTTTTCATCAAGAAGCCCCACCCTCGTGATCAATTCGCGAGAAAAGAGCCAGAAAGCACTACAAGTGTAATCGACTTCCTGGGCCCTCACACAATTTCCAAAGCTCGATTCTGCTTCGCGCCGTTCAATGCTTCGCAGGTAGAAATAACGAGCTATTTTTCTTCCTAAAGTTGGAAAGGTGTCGGCTGATTTTTGGTAATTACCGCTGGCGAACTGAAGTCTTGGAGAAACGATACCAGCCCGCTCTTGATTCTTAAGTCTATCTAACAGCAATTCGAAGCTGTTTTCTTGTTGGACCTCAATATCCGAATCGAGGATAGCGACATAGTTTCCCTTGGCTATTCGCAACCCGACATTTCTTGAGAACGTCGTCCCGGTATTGCTTCCGAGAGGGACGACAGTGAGCGGTAGGCCGGATTCCCGAAGTCGGGCCATCGCTTCCAAAGATCCATCCGTTGAGCCATTGTCGATGACGATATACTCGCGTCTGAGGCCGGAAGCGTTGAACGCCCCCTCAAGCGATCCAAAAAGACGATCCAAGAATTCAAGTGAATTCCAGGTCAATATGACGCAGCTGACATCCAGGCTACTAGATTTTTCTTGCGGGACCGGAGGGCTTTCTAGAGCGTGCACAATTATGGAATTCCTCGTACGATCATGGGGCCAACCGAGTTAGCAATTGGCAGTGGCAAACGCCGCCAAATCTTGACAAACCGATCATATTTCCCCGATTCGATCCGCGTATCTTCTACGTTTCCGCGGCGAACATAATGCTGCCAATTCGCCTCTTCGGGGCACGCTCCCCACTGTTTCTTAAAACGATACGTGGGACTATCGGGACTACTGCGTCCAAAATCAAAACAGTTTTGCTCTCGCTCAATCGCGCGTTGCAACAATTCCCAATACATTAACATGTTGGCATTTGTCCGGTTGTACGCTCTCAGCGAACTCGCACTCGGCACTTCCGTTGTGCCTTCTCCGTGCAGCAACAACGCTCCAGCAATAGGTTTTGCCTCAATGAACCCAAGGCAGAATTCAGCCTGACCTGGCAGTTGCTCTAAAATGGCACGAAAAAGTTTCTTACCAAACACAGGCGTACCTAGATCACGCATATTCCTTGTGAAGACGCTATAGAAATCATCTAGTAGCTCATCATTTCCCCACTCGATACGCACATCTTTCTTTTTCGCATTTCGAACTTGGTTTCTAACCTTGGGCTTGAAGTTATCCCAAAGTTCCGAACGGTGCTTCGGCAAGGGAAGTCGCATATGCACCTTGCTCCGCAAGGTGTGTTTCAATTGATCATGCGGCTCAAAGTCTTCGTTACGAAGCTGCAAATGCCGAACGCCCGTTTTGTCCGCCAGTTCGACGGCTTGGGTGATCAAACCTGTTCGCACCTCGCAACTGTCGGCAAGAAAACCACCTGTATTTAAGTAGGGAAGGCTGACCAAATGGGCACCGAACAGGGGACTTTTGACGTGAACTAACGGCAAGATCCCGAGACACTGCCCCTCTTTGGTCGCCTCCACACAGTAGGGAGTTTGCCCGAGTCCTTGCTGCAGAATCATCATCCATCTTGGGTGACGACTCGCGCTGGAGGATGCTAATTGAGAATACAACGCCTCCCAGTCTCCCATTCGCGATGGAAAACTCGTCCTATCATGGACCCGATATGTAATGGCCCGTTGTTCGTGTTCCATGTAGTCCACTGGGATTCGTTTTGAACGCATTCGCTGGGTCTCTTGGATAATCAGACCATTGTTAGTATTTTATCGACGGGGACCGCACACCAATTTTCCAGGGCCATGATTTCTACAGGGTCATAGTCCTAATCCTCGGCGAGTAATTCATCGTAAATGGAGGTAATTCGTTGCATTCGTTTTTGAAAACTGTACTTTGACTCAATCGTCGCTCTTGCCTCAGCCCCCAGGTTAAACCTCAATGACTGGTCCGCCAGCAGCTCAGCAGTCTTGAACGTGAGCTCCTCTTGATTTCCAGATTCAATTAAGAATCCATTCGTGCCGTCTTCAATAATGTTCGGTAATCCTGCGATGCGAGTTGCGACCACAGGAACGCCAAAAGCCATTGCTTCGAGCACCACGTTCGGCAGCCCCTCTCGCAAGCTGCTGAGTGCGAAAACATCCATCGCCTGATAAAGCGCACTTGTGTCCGCCACAAAACCAGTCAGCTTTATTCGATCTTCTCTTCCCAAATCAATGACCAGCTTTTGGAGCTCATCGTATTGATTGCCCTCACCAGCGATCAATAAATGTACGTCAATCCTCTCTCGCAGCAGCTGATCCACGGAGCGAATGAGCATGTCGAATGCTTTTTCTCGCGCCAGACGCCCGATTGCTCCAATTACGAGAGAATTCACGGGTATGCCGAGTTGTTTTTTTGCGTCGGATGCGGTAATTCGTCGCTTGTACTGTTGGGTATCGATCGCGTTTTCGATCAATGTCACGTTTTTCTGGGGCACACCCAGTCGCCGGCAATCTGCAAACAGATCTTCCGAAACACAGATCACTCGTTCGTATTTTGGCAGGCAGAAACGGTCAACAGCATAGTACATGCGAGCCCGCATCTCGGCCGAGACCCACCCATGAACTGTGGTAACGAGTCGCATCGGCCAAAACCGGCGCAGGATCAGTCCCAACAGATTACTTTTGTAGTCGTGTGCGTGCCAGATCGTCACATTTTGCTCACGGCAGACTTTCAGACACCGACGAACAATGCTGATATCCTTCAAGCCACGATCATCGATGGCAATGCAGGGCGAGGATGCTTCCGCCGCTCGTTGCTCCAGTATTTCAAACCCAGGATCTCCAGGCGTTCTCATGAACGCACAGATTCCGTGATAACCGAGATTTGTCAGGAAGCGATGACTATTCACTACGGTCTTATCAATTCCGCCCCCTGAACCAACAACCACCCTGGCATGCAAAACCACAGGAAGATCCGCAACAGGTTTATCTTCCGTTGAACAGTTTGAAATCGTAGTCATTAGATTTGAAGGCATTGTCTTTCTCATTTCTTGGGATCAACGCGAATCCAACCAATACGAGCGGATGAGTCGTGCAGACCGTTGCTGGCACGAAACCTAAAACGCCAGACCCCAGTAAACTTTTCCCCTGGATCAAATTGAAACGATCCGCTAAGGGCATCCAACTTCAGGCGAGTGCCAGCTGGAGGCTCATTCAGGATCGAAAAACGTAACTGCCGACCGTTCCGATCGGCCGCAACCAAAAGACCATCTACCGGCACGCCGGCAGTCGTTCGAATCGAAATGCCACCCAGGACATCAACATCAGTATTTGCCCTCGAACCTTGAAACTCCAAACGTACAAACGCACCGCTGTTTGACATGTCCAACGCACCAGAATTGCCATAGATGGGGCGCAATTCAAGGTAAGGGTCCGGCATCTCGCCGGTAGCTGGCACGAACAATAAGCCCACGTAAAATGTCCGTCCTGGTTTCATTTTCTTCTTCAGCGAGACCCGTAGTGATACTTGCCTTGCTTCACCTGGCCGCAGGCTCAACTGCCCTGTAATCGGTCGGCTTGTATCGAAATCCAACAACTCTACCTTTAGTTGCCGATCGCCGCGAAGTTGGATCTCTCCAGCAACTTTTGAGTGACTGGCATTTTGAATCGTCGCTTGAAGCCAGACGGGCTTGTCAGCAGGCAGATTGACCATCTGTCCGGGAACGCAGTTTTCGATCACCACGGTCACATCAGAGGGCTCAACGTATGACAACCGAATGTCATCAACGAACATTCGTACCGGATACGGAATTTCCGGGTCTTGGAAGTAAGGCGTGCAATCGATATACAATCGCGTCAGCAATTCCCAAAAATTGCCATTCGGAGACGTCGGATTGAGAGGAACTAACGCTGCAGAACTTCGCTGGTCCTGAGGAACTTGATTCAAGACAACATGAATCCAATTTCCATTTGCACGGTCATGGCGAATCACGAATTTGTAGTAAAAGTGCCAATTGTTCGACTCAACCACACGGTTGCTTTTCTTGGCCGGATTGTAATGATAGGTTCCCACATCGATCGTCCGATGGATGTCGGCTCGAGCCGCATATTTTTCACGAAATCCATCATCGAATCGCACCCAGAATTCAAGACGATTCGCGCGGATTCCGCGCGGTAGAAAATAGCCATCATCACCGTTGGATTGGCCTACAAACCCACGTTTTTTAACTCCCTTCTTAAGCCAAAAACCTGGCAAGCCCATCTGTTGATCACTGGATTGGACCAAGAGAGCGTTTCCCCCGTTACGACCTTCTCCGACAGCCAAACTCAAAACGTCCCCGCCACTATCACGTTTTGGCTCGAGAAAAACCCCTGTGAACCCGTCCTCTTGCTTCAACATCCAATCTTTGTCGCGCAACTCTTCGCCCTCAAAATCAATGATGTCAAATTGACTTACCACGTCATCGATTGGCGATGCCCCATCAGCGCGAAGAGGTCTAGACAGCATCACGATCCCAATCGCTAAGCAGATCATAAGTCGGCCTGGCGAAGGCGACCTAAACACGCCGCGAAAACTAGTGATGAAAGACATTTCCATATTTCTTCGAGCCTTCATTTACCTCAGTCGAATATCAAGCAACTTGGCAATGACAACTACAAACAAAAATCAAGAGACCGAGTGACTAATTTGCTTCACAGCCTCGATCAGACGAGCCACATCGTTCAGATTGCTATAGAGTCCGAAACTCGCCCGTGTCGTCGGGGGTAAATCAAGCGTTTCATGGGCAGGTTGTGCGCAATGATAACCACTGCGCACGAAGATCTTAAAACGATTCGAAAGGATCCGCGCAAGGCCATGAACCTCAATTCCATCAATTCCAAAGGAAACAATCGCGCCTCGGTCCTCAGGATCACTGGGCCCGAACAGTCGGACGCCTGGAATTTCCTGCAGCCTTTGCATCGCTTCTCGCACGAGCTGCTGCTCATGGCTATGAATCGCTTTCAGCCCAACGGAATCTAGGTAATCGCAGGCGGCCGCAAAGCCGAAAACACCTTCAATGTTGGGAGTCCCAGCCTCGAATTTCCACGGGGGGTTATTCAGAACAAACCCGTCACGGTGCACCTCACTGACCATAGCTCCGCCAAGGTGAATAGGCCTTAGTTGTGACAACAAGTCGCTCTTCCCGTATAAGACGCCAACCCCCGATGGCCCACACACTTTGTGTCCCGAAAAACATAAGAAGTCGCAATCGAGCGCGATTACATCCAGCGGCAAGTGAGCCGCAGATTGACTGGCATCTAACAAAACTCGACAATCATTTGCATGAGCCATTGCGATGATTTCTTGAATCGGGTTCACCGCTCCAAACGCATTGGTAATGTGCGCAATTGCCAAAAGGTTATTCTGCTTCGTTTGGAGCTTGGAATTCAAGTCATCCAAGTCGATGCGACCGTCTTGCAGCAACTCAACTGCCTCGCCATTGGTGTACTCAATCCAAGGCAAGTAATTGCTGTGGTGATCGCCCACACTGTAAAGAACCTTTGTAGACTGGCCACTACTGAGAGCCACAAGGTTGATAGACTCAGTCGTATTGCGAGTGAAGACAAGATTACTCGCTTCTGCGTTGATGAAGCTAGCAATCGTATCTCGAGCAGCCTCAAATCGATCTGTCGCTTCATCGGCCAACTGATGAACGCCACGGCTGATATTTGCCGTATACGCCTCATAGAATTCCACCACGGCATCAATGACACACCGCGGCTTTAAGCTGGTGGCGGCCGAGTCAAGATAGGTAACAGCCTGACCATCAACTTCGCGATCCAGCAGTGGAAAGTCCCTGCGAACAGCAGAGACGTCGAAGCTAGAAACGTCGGATATCCGCATAGCATTTCCTAGTTAAACTCAATGGATACCGCCTTTAATTTGGACAAACCCAACAACAACTACCGTTCAACGGTCCAGGCACTTGGCAGAATGGAAGTGCTCACACTTCCCTACTTTCCCGCCGCCTGATTGATCAAAAAATGGGAAGAACTCTTACAGTGGCGAAACTTCCCCGAGGCTTCCGGTATGATTCTTTGGACCCGCCGAACTTTCAACATGCCACCGCCCAGAACTTGCAGACATGCTTGCTGCAACTCTGATTCGTCAACGTTTTCGTAATTAGCAACATACAACAATTCCCACCTTCCACTGCGTTTCTCGACAAGCTGGAAATCAAAAACATCATCAAATTTGGTGAAAAACTCAGCCACAGCTTCGGGCGTAATCCAACGGTCATCAATAACGAACGTATCATCCACTCGTCCCTCAAGCGTGATCCGTCGGCTGGTTCGCCCACAATCGCAGTTGCGATTGTCGACCCGTGCCACATCACCGACCTGGTAACGAATGAGCGGCATAACAAAATTGTGAAAATCGGTCACCGTCACACTGCCCAGTCCCCCAGACTCGACGGCAGATCTCCGATCTGTTGTTTCGATGAAGAATTGATCTTCGAGCAGGTGCATTCCACTTTTTTCTTGGCAGTCGAACGCCATGTTTCCAAGCTCGAGAGAACCGTAATGCTCACGAACTGAGCCGCCCAGATGGGACTCAATAAATTGCCTTGCCGAGCGGCTCATGTTGGCTCCCATCGGCCGAATTTCGGGAATCCGCAACTCCAACTGATTTTCTTTGACAAACCGGGCCAACCAAATCAAATACTCGGGCAGCGCGAACAACAAAGCAGGACGCAAATCCGAAACCGTTTTCACGTACCTCTCGAGCTCGACTTCCATTGCATCACCCCCGCTGGAATCGAGGGGTGGCAAGATCGTCGCATTGTCAATCCAATTGTTCATGACCAGGCCGCGCAGATCACTGATCAAACTTGGTGAAAGCAACGAGCCTTCTCGCAGCATCTTCAAAAGGTGACGCGAGACGGTACGTTCCCGCATGCCTTCAACACCGCAGACGACACTACATGCATCCGGGGGAATGGTAAGTTGCCGCTTGCCAACACGATAAGACGCATCCTCTGTTTGGACGAACAGTTGGGTCGCTCGAGCATGGTCCCGTCGAGAAAAATCCTGAGCAATCATCAAACGATTCGTGGTACCACGCGTACCCAGAAATCGCAGGTCTTCCGCGTTTACATCTTCCGACAACATTCGATCGGGAAAGTTGAGTTGGATATCCTTTTTGGTCGTAATTGGTAACCGAGAAATGTCATCCAAACCTCGAAGACTTTTCGGATCGAACCCTGCTTCACGAAACCGATCGCGATAAAACGGCACCTTTTCCGCAGCATGTTCGACTATCGCTTTGAGAGAAGAGAGCTGCAACTCACGGATCTGATTCCTTGACCGACGCTGCCATTTTTGTATCGATCGTCGCATCTGCCAATAATTGCTGCGGGTGACTTTCAGAGCGACGGGTAAACAAGAATTGAGAATAAAACTGTACATTAAAATAAATCATTCAAACCCGAGGATCGCGGCAAACCGATTGAGCAACGTAAGGAGTCAAGAAACAGCGGCCAGTTGCTCACTCGCAAACAACTCCTCCACAGTTCCAATCACTGTTTTCGCATTTTGACTCCAATTCAAATCATTCTCAACCCTTAAACGAGCTGATGCAGCGAGTCGTTCACAGCGTTTATCATCCGCAACTACTTCTTTGAGTGCGTTTTCCAAGGAGGATTCGCTCTCCGGTTCAAACAGCCAGCCCTCTGAACCGTGAGTCAAGATGTCCCGAATATTTGGCATATCGGGCGCCACCGTCGGCACGCCCATCGCCATGTACTCCAAAATCTTCATGGGGGAAGCATAGAAAGTTGCTCTCGGACTAACGGCCACGTTCATGGACGCGATGTATTCACAAATCTCAGCATGACTAACTCGTCCAGTAAAAGTCACGTGATCGGCGATTCCCAATTGGTCGCATTGGGACTTCAACGCATCCTCACTTGGCCCGTCACCAACCAACAGCAAGTGCAAATCAGGACGGTCACGGCGGAGTCGCGCGAACGCATTAACAAGCATTTCGACCCCATGCCATGGCCGAAGGATCCCCACAAAACCGAGTACAAATCGATCAACAAGACCCAACTTGGCCTTTAAAGCATCAGCTTTCAACGAAGGATCAAACTGTTCCGGATTTGCTCCGTTCGGCAATACGGTAAGTTTCTCGGTTGGAACCTCCCGGTCGGATACAAGAAAATCTCGCAGCGGCGTTGACACCGTGAAAACATGATCGGCCTGGGCGCATATCTTCTTCTCATAACTGACAGCCATACTTGGAAACTTCAACGGCATCTTTTCATCATATTGAGAGCGTTCAAACGCGACGGGGGCATTCACTTCCAGTACGACGGGGATTCCATGATGATTGGCCGTTGCCGTTGCTGCGGTGCAGTAGCTGTTGTAGCGGTCATAAATAAAATCGGGCTGAAATTCTCGAATTGCGCGTGAGACCGATCGCGAACCAATTACATTGTACCCAAGCTCCGCTAATTCATAGACGCTTTCGGGCATGAGACGACTAACCCAGGACCAACGTCGTTGGCCTTGCGTCTCCTGGTTGCTTGCCTCATTCTCCCCTGCCAACGCAACGATTTCGACTTCATGCCCAAGTTGACGGAAAGCACGAATCATCTCACGAATGTGAATGCCTTCCGCTCCGTCCGCCAACGTTCGGTGGTGGTAGAGAATACGCATAAATCACCTACATCTTTAACCAATTGCCGCCGGAACATCGGCGTGAGAATTACATCCCATCAACTCGTCTGAAATCACCTCGGGACGTTCACCATCAATAAACATTCTGGCCCAAACTTCGAAATTAAACATCGTCCACAAAGCTTCCGTGTGGTCGCGTTGGCCTTGCTGATGCTCGCGAAGTAATTGTTCGATACATGACCGACTGAGTATGTTTCGGTCTTCCACTCGATCATCGATCAGGATCTGTTTAAGCGTGCTATCAAAACCACGCTTGAGCCAATCATTGAAAGGAACAGGAAACCCGGTCTTCTTTCGCCGCCGAACCGACTCGGGTAAGAACTTCGCCATTGCATCCTTCACAATGCGTTTACCAGCTTGTTGCCGCACCTTTAAGCGATTCGGAACGTTAACGGCAAATTCAACAAGGCGATGATCAAGAAACGGCACTCGACTTTCGATCGAAGCGGCCATACTCATATTATCCTGTTTCATCAACAGTTCGAGCAGGTAGGTTTTTTGGTCCGTGTACAGCAGCCGGTCGAGCGTATTCTTTGTCTTCCGATGATTGTAAAAGCGCAGGTTGTCCGCATAAGGGTCGACATGCCTTGTTCGCGCATAAAAGTCGGGGGTAAACACCGCTTCATGAATTCGCTGAGGAAAAATCGCGTAGAAATTGTCAAAAACAATTTCAGCTGGATCCATCGAATGCCCCACAAAAGTGTGGCTAATTTTCTTCTTCAGAGACAGCGGCAAGGGCCATTTCCAAAGCGTGTGCTTTAGTCCTTGCTCACGAACAATTTTCGGAAGCATCGCGTTGTAGGGCTTGCCCCAGCGCATATTGAAAAGAGTCGCCCAGTACCGATCGTACCCGGCAAACAATTCATCGCTTCCCTCTCCCGTCAACACAACGGTGACATGCTCTCGAGCTAATTTTGCCACATGGTAGAGCGCAATACTTGGAGATGAACGAATGGGCTCGTCTTCATGCCAGGTCAGCATAGGCAGTGATTCAAAGAACGCTTTAGGGGTCAACACCACCTCGTGATGATCGCTATCTAAAGTTGCCGCGACCTCTCGAGCGAAGTCGAACTCACTGTAGTAGTCCGCCTCGAAACCAACAGAAAAGGTCTTTAGTTGCCCTGGCATTTCCCGCGCCATGAGCGATGCGATGCTACTCGAGTCAAGCCCACCACTTAAGAATACACCGAGCGGCACATCGCTCATCATCCGTTGTCGTACTGAATCCTGAAACAGTTCCGAGAACTCATCAACCAGATCCTCATCCGAACTGGTTTGATGATCAGTGGGTAATGGAATATCCCAATACTGAGTAATGCGAGCTTGCCCATTACGGTACACCAAGTGATGTCCGGGCATCAGTTTCTTAATTCCCTTAAAAAGGGTATCAGAGCCAGCGAGGTAGCCAAACGTAAACTGCTCGGGCACTCGTTCTTCGTTAATAGACGCTTCGATCCACTCAGAGGCCAAGACCGCCTTGATTTCCGAAGCCAATACTAACGACCCTTGGCACTCAGCATAATAAAGAGGTTTGATACCCAAACGATCTCTCGCAACAAAGAGCGTTTGATTGTCTTTATCCCAAATTGCAAAAGCAAACATTCCATTAAATCGTTTGACGCAATCTGGTCCCCACTCTTCGTAGGCGTGAAGAACCGTTTCCGTATCACTGTTTGATCGGTATTGATGACCTCGCGCCTGCAGTTCGCGGCGTAATTCGAGATGGTTATAGATTTCGCCGTTGTAAGTGATCCACATCGAATCATCTTCATTTGGCATCGGTTGACGGCCACCCGCCAGATCGATGATACTTAAACGAGCGTGGCCTACCCCAACAACCTCTGCCCCCTTCTGAAACACACGAACGCCACTTGCGTCTGGACCACGATGATGCATTGCGTTCACCATGGCCGTCAAACTTAGATCAACATCACCATGGTTTGAATTCGAAATCAGTGCTGCGATGCCGCACATTTGTCTTCTCCTGATTCCATCTCGTTCTCTTCAGACTGAAATCGACGGTAACTAACCGTAAGGATTCAAAGCGAACCTATAGGACGATTCAATCACCGACAAAACTCGACTTGTCACTCTCCCGAAACAACAACACTCATTGAATTCCCCAAGAAGCCGTACCCATTGCTTAGCGATCACAAGATCTCGTCAAAATAAAGTCGGATGTTGCTTCGCTTGTGCATTCTCCCGACTAATCCTAAGCTGCTCAAAGCGGTTCATGAGGTCTTCACACAGTTCAGCAATTGGAGGCGACAGATTCAAGTTGGCCCCAAGGCCTATCGACTTAGTACTCATCGCTGCAGTCACGGACGACCGTGGATAGGGCAGTCCGAGAAACGCATACAGCAAACGGAAACCCGATTCTGGGAATCTACAAATCTCGTCATAATCGATCAGCATGACACTCGGCAGCTTCGACAAATCCTGCTCGAAGTAAAGCATGTTTCTTGCGTACCACATCAATGCTTGAGCATCTGCGGCAGAGAGGTTCGGTTTACAATACGGTTTAATCGTGGAAACAATCTCGTCGGACACCCCTTCGGAACGCCAATTGGATTTCCGTTTTTCCAACAGCGACTGAAGATTGTAGTGCTGCGTTTTAAATTTATTGACATGGGAATTGACCGAATCACGATAGTTTCGATAGATCCATATCGCCTTAGAACCGTTGAACGAGGCTAATAATTGTGCAGCTCGATGACTTTCAACAATCGGCTTCGAAATAATCAATGGGAAAGGACATTCCGAGACCAGTTTCCGTACCTCCTCCGTCTTCCGAAGACGAATTCGATTGTTGGTTTCGGTTTCATCAAGCTGACTCAACGCTGAATATTCATGGAACACTTTGGCTCGAAAATCCCGATCCAAGCAATCCAACAGCATAGTCGTCCCCGAGCGTTGACAACCGAATACAAGCAGGAATTGCTTTTCATCATTCTTGGCGGGAAACATGCCCCACGTCACATTCTTGGCTGCATCCCGAGCGCGAGACTTGATCTCTGGTAGAATTTGAGTAGGTCTGACCATAATTTTCCCGAAAACGTTTTCTAATCAT comes from the Pirellulaceae bacterium genome and includes:
- a CDS encoding glycosyltransferase family 4 protein; translated protein: MRILYHHRTLADGAEGIHIREMIRAFRQLGHEVEIVALAGENEASNQETQGQRRWSWVSRLMPESVYELAELGYNVIGSRSVSRAIREFQPDFIYDRYNSYCTAATATANHHGIPVVLEVNAPVAFERSQYDEKMPLKFPSMAVSYEKKICAQADHVFTVSTPLRDFLVSDREVPTEKLTVLPNGANPEQFDPSLKADALKAKLGLVDRFVLGFVGILRPWHGVEMLVNAFARLRRDRPDLHLLLVGDGPSEDALKSQCDQLGIADHVTFTGRVSHAEICEYIASMNVAVSPRATFYASPMKILEYMAMGVPTVAPDMPNIRDILTHGSEGWLFEPESESSLENALKEVVADDKRCERLAASARLRVENDLNWSQNAKTVIGTVEELFASEQLAAVS
- the asnB gene encoding asparagine synthase (glutamine-hydrolyzing), encoding MCGIAALISNSNHGDVDLSLTAMVNAMHHRGPDASGVRVFQKGAEVVGVGHARLSIIDLAGGRQPMPNEDDSMWITYNGEIYNHLELRRELQARGHQYRSNSDTETVLHAYEEWGPDCVKRFNGMFAFAIWDKDNQTLFVARDRLGIKPLYYAECQGSLVLASEIKAVLASEWIEASINEERVPEQFTFGYLAGSDTLFKGIKKLMPGHHLVYRNGQARITQYWDIPLPTDHQTSSDEDLVDEFSELFQDSVRQRMMSDVPLGVFLSGGLDSSSIASLMAREMPGQLKTFSVGFEADYYSEFDFAREVAATLDSDHHEVVLTPKAFFESLPMLTWHEDEPIRSSPSIALYHVAKLAREHVTVVLTGEGSDELFAGYDRYWATLFNMRWGKPYNAMLPKIVREQGLKHTLWKWPLPLSLKKKISHTFVGHSMDPAEIVFDNFYAIFPQRIHEAVFTPDFYARTRHVDPYADNLRFYNHRKTKNTLDRLLYTDQKTYLLELLMKQDNMSMAASIESRVPFLDHRLVEFAVNVPNRLKVRQQAGKRIVKDAMAKFLPESVRRRKKTGFPVPFNDWLKRGFDSTLKQILIDDRVEDRNILSRSCIEQLLREHQQGQRDHTEALWTMFNFEVWARMFIDGERPEVISDELMGCNSHADVPAAIG
- a CDS encoding sulfotransferase domain-containing protein, producing the protein MVRPTQILPEIKSRARDAAKNVTWGMFPAKNDEKQFLLVFGCQRSGTTMLLDCLDRDFRAKVFHEYSALSQLDETETNNRIRLRKTEEVRKLVSECPFPLIISKPIVESHRAAQLLASFNGSKAIWIYRNYRDSVNSHVNKFKTQHYNLQSLLEKRKSNWRSEGVSDEIVSTIKPYCKPNLSAADAQALMWYARNMLYFEQDLSKLPSVMLIDYDEICRFPESGFRLLYAFLGLPYPRSSVTAAMSTKSIGLGANLNLSPPIAELCEDLMNRFEQLRISRENAQAKQHPTLF